The genomic segment AGCCTTCGAGCTATGGCGCGGTGTGCGGCCGACCTCGGCGCCGGTGCTGGCGCAATTGCGCCGTCAGCTGGCCGCCTGAGGGGCGCTCAGATACGGAAGTGGATCTGCTGATGCATATGCTGCGGGGTTTCCAGCTCGTCGACTATGCCGGCGGCGATGCGGCGAAGCTGCACACGGCGGTCGTCATCCCCTAGCCCTTCGAGATTGGCGAAGTCTTCGATCGACAGGTCCTCGCCGTCGGTGCCGGCATCCACCAAGGTCCACTGCAGCGGGTGCGCGGCGATACGCTGCAGCGCCGCGGCTACCTTCGGATCTTCGCCATGGGCACTGAAATCTGCCACCAGCAGCAGGCGCTCGACGTCCACCTTGGGCAGCCCGGACAGCAGAGCGTCGACTGCCTGGTAGAAGTCCTGTGAATGTTCTGTCGCGGCGTCGCCCGATGCGCGGGGCACCGAACGGCTGTCGAACAGGCAGATCACCGCGTCCATGCCGGCGACACTCTGCGACACGCTGATGGCATCGAACAAGTCGCCCGTCTTGGCGCGCAACCCGGGCCGAACGGTCATCGAATTGAGATCGTCTACCAGCGTCACGGCCTCGTGCTGCCGGCTCAGCAGTTCACACAGCAAAGCATTGCCCAGGCTCGAGTGCGCTCCATACAGCGCGAACTTGAGTCTGGGCGTCTCGGCGTTGAGCATGAGCGGGACGAGCCGTTCAGCGACGCGTGACCAGATAGCCGATCAGCGCGACGGCGCCAGCGGCCAATGCCACAGTGCTCAGGGGGTGTTCACGTGCGCATTCCTTGGCCATGCGGCCGGCATCGCGACCCCGCTTGGACAGGTCGCGGCAATGCGCGTCCCAGTTGGTGTCGTGCCATAGAGACTCGGCACGTGCGCGCAGGGAATCGAAGCGATGTTGCGAGCCGCGGGCCGCGTCGTGCTTGAGCTCATCGAGAGCGGTCATCAGGTCGTGGATTTCGCTTTCGATTTCGTCGCGGGTGGTAGGTTTGCGGCTGAAGCGGGACATATCGGTTCTCCCCTTTGAATGTGCTCGTTTGACCTCATGGTCTCGGCAAAGGTCCTGACAGGTAGCGGACCCGCAGCCGGCGTACGGGTTCCCGTCCGTCGGGCGGATTGATTCGGCGTACGTTGCTGCCGATAGCACGGGAAACGTCGTCGCGTGCAGCATCTGGGCCGTGTCGCCGCAGAGCCGCGAAAAAGCGCGGCAATCGATGTTCTTCTACACTCGGACGCAGCGTCCCGGGCATTCCCAGTTCAGCTGGTGCCCAGCTGCCGATCTGAGTGGCGAGCGAAACGGCATCGCAAAGGGCCGAGAGCGGCTATGAACGAGCCAAAATAAAACGCTGCAAGGGGTCTTATGCGTGGCCCTGGTTACCTATAATGCGCGCCGCGTTCTTCGACTTCGGCGCGTCTTTTTTCACTGCCAATTCATCGGTGTTCAACTTGAAATTTCGTCAATCCATTCTCGGTCTGCTGCTCGCATGCGGCAGTGTCATCCTGGCGCCTTCCGTTACCGCTGCCACCCAAGCCACCGTTCAACAGGAGCTGGCGTCTGGCAGCGCCCTGCTGATCGACCTGAAGAGCAACGAGGTGCTGTACTCGAGCAATCCCGATCTGGTCGTGCCGATCGCCTCGGTCACCAAGCTGATGACCGCCATGGTCGCGCTCGACGCCAAGTTGCCGCTCGACGAGCGACTGCCGGTCACCATTCGCGACGCGCGGGAAATGCAGGGTGTTTTTTCCCGGGTGCGCATCGGCAGCGAAGTCAGCCGCCGCGAGATGCTCCTGCTGGCGCTGATGTCATCGGAAAATCGCGCCGCCGCGAGCCTGGCGCACCATTATCCGGGCGGTTACAGCGCATTCATCCAGGCGATGAACGCCAAGGCTCGGGCGCTGGGGATGACGCATACACATTACGTTGAGCCCACCGGCCTGTCGGTGCAGAACGTCTCCAGTGCTCGCGACCTGGTCAAGCTGCTCAAGGCCAGCCAGGCCTATCCGCTGATCGAACAGTTCAGCACCACTTCGGAAAAGACCGTCGCCTTCCACAAGCCCAACTACACCCTAGGCTTCCGCAACACCAACGCGCTTGTACGCAAGCCCGACTGGAGCATTCAGGTAACCAAGACTGGCTTCACCAACGCCGCCGGCCATTGCCTGGTGATGCGCACGGTGATGAACAAGCGCCCCGTGGCGTTCGTGGTGCTCGATGCCTTCGGCAAGTACACCCACATTGCCGACGCCAGTCGCCTGAAGAAGTGGATGGAGACGGGCAAGGTGACCCCGGTCGCCCCCGCCGCGCTGGCCTACAAGCAGCAAAAGATGGCCGAGCGGCGACTGGCCGGCCAGTCCAGCGGCGCGCCCACGGTGATCGCCGGCGCGCGCTGAAGCGGCGCCAGAGGCAACGTGCCCCTCGGATAGGCCTGCAGGCCGACATCGGTTACCGGCCAGCCGCCGCTCATGCGCGTATCGATGCGCTTTGATGCAACGATGCCGGTACAGCTGACTCAAACGACTACCCTCTCCCTCAGCGCAACGGGAATCGAACGTCGTTATGAGCACGCCAGACAACACCTATATCGAGTGGCTGGAAAGCCAGTCCATGCTAAACGCCGCCCGCCAGCGGGCCCGGCTCTATGCGGGCCAGGCGCGGCTCTGGCAGCGTCCCTACGCCCAGGCGCGGCCGCGCGATGCGAGCGCGATTTCCTCTGTGTGGTTCACCGCCTACCCCGCCGCGATCATCACGCCCGAGGGCGGCTCGGTACTGCAGGCGCTGGGTGACGACCGTCTCTGGAGCGCGCTGTCCGAACTCGGCGTGCAGGGCATTCACAACGGCCCAATGAAGCGCTCCGGCGGCTTGCGTGGACGCGAGTTCACGCCGACCATCGATGGCAACTTCGACCGCATCAGCTTCGATATCGACCCCAACCTCGGCACCGAGGCCGAGATGTTGCAGCTCAGCCGCATGGCTGCGGCGCACAACGCCATCGTCATCGACGACATCGTCCCGGCGCACACCGGCAAGGGCGCCGATTTCCGCCTGGCGGAGATGGCCTACGGTGACTATCCCGGCCTTTACCACATGGTCGAGATCAACGAGGAAGACTGGCCCCTCCTACCCGAGGTGCCCAAGGGCCGGGATGCGATCAACCTGCCGCCCCCGGTGGTCGACCAGCTCAAGGAAAAGCACTACATCGTCGGTCAGCTGCAGCGGGTGATCTTCTTCGAACCCGGCATCAAGGACACCGACTGGAGCGTGACCGGCATTGTTACCGGCGTCGATGGCAAGCGTCGGCGCTGGGTCTACCTGCACTATTTCAAGGAAGGTCAGCCCTCGCTGAACTGGCTGGACCCGACCTTCGCCGCGCAGCAGCTGATCATCGGCGATGCGCTGCACGCCATCGACGTGTCCGGTGCACGGGTCCTGCGCCTGGATGCCAACGGCTTCCTCGGGGTCGAGCGCCGCGCGGAGGGCACCGCCTGGTCCGAGAGCCATCCGTTGTCGGTGACCGGCAACCAGCTGATTGCGGGTCTCATTCGCAAGGCCGGCGGCTTCAGTTTCCAAGAGCTGAACCTGACCATCGATGACATCGCCGCGATGTCCCATGGGGGCGCGGACCTGTCCTACGATTTCATTACCCGGCCGGCCTATCACCATGCACTGCTCACCGGCGACACCGAGTTCCTGCGATTGATGCTGCGTGAGGTACACGCCTTCGGCATCGACCCGGCCTCGTTGATCCACGCCATGCAGAACCACGACGAGTTGACCCTGGAGCTGGTGCATTTCTGGACGCTGCACGCTTACGACCATTACCACTACCACGGTCAGACGCTGTCGGGCGGCATCCTTCGTGAACACATTCGCGAGGAAATGTACGAGCGCCTGACCGGCGACCATGCGCCCTACAACCTCAAGTTCGTCACCAATGGTGTGTCCTGTACCACCGTCAGCGTGATCACCGCCGCGCTGGGCATTCGCGACCTTGGCACTATCAGCGCGTCCGACATCGAGCAGATCAAACGGCTGCATCTGTTGCTGGTGATGTTCAACGCCATGCAACCCGGCGTCTTCGCCCTTTCCGGCTGGGATCTGGTGGGCGCTTTGCCGCTGGAAGCCGAACAGGTCGAGCACCTGATGGGCGATGGAGATACCCGCTGGCTGCACCGTGGCGGCTACGATCTGGCCGATATAGCACCCGAGGCCGAAAGCTCCAGCGAGGGCCTGCCCAAGGCGCGTTCGCTCTATGGCAGCCTGGTCGAGCAGCTGAAGAATACCGGCTCGTTCGCCTGCCAGCTCAAGCGCATCCTCAGCGTGCGTCGCGCCTATGACATTGCGGCTAGCAAGCAAATCCTGATCCCGGATGTGCAGGCGCCAGGGCTGTTGATCATGGTCCACGAGTTGCCCGCTGGCAAAGGTGTACAGATCACCGCGTTGAACTTCAGCGCGGAGGCCATCAGCGAAACGGTCATCCTTCCCGGCATCGCACCCGGCCCGGTGGTCGATATCATTCACGAAAGCGTCGAAGGTGATCTGACGGAAAACGGCGAGATGGCTTTTAACCTCGACCCATACGAGGGCCTGGCGCTGCGCGTGGTGAGTGCCGCTTCACCGGTGCTTTAAGGCAGCTTAGGCCCGGCTGTTCCCTGTGTCGGCACCGCAACGCTGGCGCAGGCGCGTCCGTCGCCTAGACTCGAAACATCTGAACCATCCTGGCCTCACCTTCTCTGCTGATAACAGGGGAGGCTGTTGTCGCGCGGAAGTGCTTTCTTCCCGATGGGCTCCGCCGCCCTTGCTAACCGACCGCATGAGGAAAGACAAATGGACATTGAACAACGCATACGCGAACGCGCCTATGATATTTGGGACGGTCAGGGTCAGCCCGAGGGGCAAGCCGCCGCGCACTGGTTGCTCGCCCGGGAAGAGGTTGAGCACTTCTACAAGAAAGGTGATGCGAGCTCCGGCAGCGTGGAAAAGCAGGCTGAGGATCTATAGGCCGGCACCGGAACGGACGTGGTTACCGCTCAGCACCCGTCAGCCGTTACACACCCTCTGCCCGTGCCGCTGGAGATTTCATTGTCGGCGGTATAAGGGCGCTTCAGCGTAAAACACCTGCAAACCTGACGCTCCTATTGCCGTCCGGGCTTGGCGCTTCGGCTGTCGAGCACTACCTTGTAACTTCGAATTGGCCCTAATCAAAAACGCGCCATCCGGCGTTGTAAGGAAAAGATCGTGATGAGTGAGCAAACCATGCGTCATGTAGAGCATCGCCCAGGTGGCGGTGCCGAGTGTCTTCGGCTGGTAGACGGCCCCATCCCCGAGCCAGGTCCTCACGACGTCCTGGTGCGGGTCGCCTACGCCGGCATTAACCGCCCAGACGTGTTCCAGCGCTCCGGCAGTTATCCGCCGCCACCGGATGCTTCGCCACTGCTCGGCCTGGAAATCTCCGGCGAGATCGTTGCGCTCGGCGCTGAGGTGAGCGGCTGGTCCGTCGGTGACCAGGTCTGCGCCCTGACCCCCGGTGGCGGCTACGCCGAATACTGTGTGGCCCCCGCCGAGCATTGCCTGCCGGTGCCTGCCGGCCTGTCGCTGTTGGAGGCAGCGGCCCTGCCGGAAACCTACTTCACCGTATGGAGCAACGTGTTCGAACGTGGCGGCCTCAAGCCGGGCGAAAGCTTTCTGGTCCACGGCGGCTCCAGCGGTATCGGCCTGACGGCCATTCAGCTGGCCAAGCAGTTCGGTGCTCAGGTATTCACCACCGTCGGCAACGCCGACAAGGTCGAAGCCTGCCAGCGCGCCGGAGCCGACCGGGTGATCAACTACCACGAGGAAGACTTCGTCGAGGTCCTGGCGCAGGCTACCGAGGGTAACGGTGTGGACGTCATCCTCGACATGGTCGGTGGCGACTACATCGCGCGCAACATCAAGTCCCTCGCGGTGGATGGCCGGCTGGTGCAGATCGCCTTTCTCAAGGGCAGCCGGGTGGAGTTCGATACCTCGGCGATCATGCGCAAGCGCCTCACCTTCACCGGCTCGACCCTGCGCCCACGCAGCCGCCAGGACAAGGCGGGGATCGCCAAAGCGTTGCAGGAGAAGGTCTGGCCGCTGCTGGAAAGGGGCGCCTGCCATCCGGTGATCCACGCCACCTTCCCGCTGGCTGACGTCGCCGAGGCGCACCGGCTAATGGAAAGCAGCCAGCACATCGGCAAGATCATGCTGGACGTCGCCGGATAATCAACGCAATTACTCCAACTCTGGAGCGTTCGCGATCAGAGGGCTGGATGCGGCGTTCGATAGCGCATTCTCGACGGGAGGATGCTGCGATCTGCCCGTTCAGCGTTGGGGCAAATACGGAACGCCCAGGTAGCGGTATCGATATGAAGCGGGATGACGCCTCACGCGATCTGAACGCTTCATGCTTCCCGCTCTCAAAATACGCAGACATTCATGGCGGCGGGCGGGCAGCGAACACCCGCCCTCTGCCCCTGCGTTCGATCACCAGTCTTCTGCGCTAACGTCAACGATCAGGTCTCGATATCGAATCCAAACCTATGTCCAACTCAAGCATCAACGGGCCTGCCTTCCTACAGGGCGGCGGCGAAATGGGTGCCTTGATGCGGTCACACGACTGGGCGGCCACGCCCTTTGGCCATACCGTTAGCTGGCCGCAGTCGCTGCGCTCCATGGTATCGGCGTGCCTTAACTCGCCGTTGCTGGGCACCATTCTGTGGGGCCCCGAGCTGCGAATGCTCTACAACGACGCCTATATTCCGTCCATGGCCGATCGACACCCCAACGCGCTGGGCCTGCCGGTCGCCGATGTCTGGGGCGAAGCGTGGGACATGGTTGCCCCGCCCTTCCATCATGCGATGAACACCGGTGAAGGCTTCGCGCAGGACCTCGTCGAGTTGCCGATGATGCGTAACGGCCAACCGGAAATCACATACTGGAATATCAGCGCCGCACCGATCCGCGGCGAGGACGGCAGCATTGTCGGCCTGCTGAACCAGGGCATGGAGATCACAGGCCGGGTTATCGCCGAAAGGCAGCGCCTGGTCGCCAAACAGCATCTGCGCGAAATGAACAAGCGCCTTTCCCACGAGGTAATCATCCGCACGGAAGAGCGCAACCTGATGTGGGATACCTCCCCTGACCTGATGATCGTGATCGACTTCAAGGGTGTCATTCATCGGGTCAACCCAGCCTGGACGACGCTGCTCGGATACAGCACCGACGAGCTCATCGGCCATCACGTCAATGAATTCATTGTGGAAGAAGATCATCGGAAACGGTCAACGCCTATCTGACCACTGCTGTCGGCACATCGGTGCGGATCGTCAACCGCTACCGGCACAAAAGCGGAGCGTTGCACCCGATCTCATGGGTCGCTGCGCCGGCAGGCGACATGACCTACGCCACCGGTCGCGACATCACCGAAGAACGGGCACGCCAGGCGCAGCTCGAATCGACCCATGAACAGCTGCGCCAGGCGCAGAAGATGGAGGCGGTAGGTCAGCTCACCGGAGGGCTGGCGCACGACTTCAACAACCTGCTCGCCGGTATCTCCGTCAGCCTGGAAATGATCGACAGCCGCATCAGGCAGGGTCGGATGCTGGATATTGAGAAATACCTGCTGGTGGCACAGGGTTCGACCAAGCGCGCCGCGGCGCTCACGCATCGACTGCTGGCCTTTTCCCGCCGGCAGACCTTGGCGCCAAAGCCGACCAACGCGGCGATCCTCGTCAACGGCATGCTTGAAATAATCCAGCGCACCGTAGGTCCGGATATCACAGTGGAAAGCATCCCAGCGGCCGATTTATGGCCAGCACTGGTCGACCCGTCACAGCTGGAAAACGCCCTGCTCAACCTATGCCTCAACGCCCGCGACGCGCTGCCTGGCGGTGGCCTCATCGTCATTGAACTGAACAACTGCGTAATCGACGCCGACAGCACGAAGCAGCAGGACATTCCAGCGGGGCAGTACCTGGCGATGCGGGTAACGGACAACGGCACCGGCATGTCGCCCGATGTCCTGGAGAAGGCATTCGACCCGTTCTTCACCACCAAGGCGATCGGTGAAGGCACAGGCTTGGGGTTGTCGATGATTTACGGGTTCGCGCAACAGTCCGGAGGGCAGGTGCGCATCGCTTCCCAACCAGGCGCAGGCACCAAGGTCACCCTTTACCTGCCGCGCTATCACGGCGAAGCTGAAGCCGATACCGGTCAGCCGGGCGGCACCGTCGTTGTGGCCGAACGGCGAAGCGAAACCGTATTGATCGTCGAGGACGAAGCGGCCGTCCGGATGCTGGTCGCCGATCTCTTGCAGGGCGAGGGCTATCGCACTATCGAGGTGCCTGATGGCACCGCTGGCCTTGAAGTGCTGCAATCCGGTGTTGTTATCGATCTGCTCATATCCGATGTCGGCCTGCCCGGTGGCATGAACGGCTTACAGCTGGCCAAGGCTGGGCGGCACGGTCGTCCCGAGCTACCGGTGCTCCTCATCACTGGCTATGCGGCAGATGCCCTTGCCGATCATGGCAGCCTGGAGCCGGGCATGTCGGTGCTCACCAAGCCTTTCACGATAGCGAGTCTGACCGAGCGTATTCGTACGCTGATTGGCTAGCCGCCCAGCGAATTTCGCCTCTCGGACCGCGATTTCGTCAGCCTCCCGTCCAGATTCTGGAACCATCTGCCTGCTGCCCGCCTCTGCTCAATACAGGGTGTGAAGACACCGAACCGGGCCGAAGCGGATTGCTATCCGTCCTGGCCACAGCGACGAGGGCAACGATATGAACGACGAGCAGCGTATACGTGACCGGGCTTATGAAATCTGGGAAGCCAACGGCCGACCGGAAGGCCAGGAAAGTGAACATTGGGCGCAGGCGCGCGACGAGATGGAACCCTTCTACAAGGAAGGTGATGCCACGGCCGGTAGCGTCGAGAGCAGCGTGGGGATTCCCATGCCGAAGCCGGAAAGCGACCCCCAATCGAGCTGAGCGGACGACCGTGAGGCGCTACCTGTACCGCGCCTCGCCGGTCAGCGATCGTTCAACTATGCAGTCTCTGGCACTGACGGTTCGCTGTTCCTGCGCCAGTTTCTTTAACAGGCCCCTTTCGCCCCGATGATGCAACCACTCAATCACCAGGCCATTTTCCAGGCCGTACCCAACCTGCATTTGATCCTGGCGCCTGATCCGGATTTCACCATCCTGGCGGCCAGCGACGCGCAACTGCGCGCAACCAATACGCGTCGGGAACAAAGCGTTGGTCGGCCAGTATTCGATGTGTTTCGCAAGAACCCGGATGATCCAACAGAATTTGGCACCGGGGCTTTACGCGCTTCGCTGGAGCGCGTTCTACGGACTCGCTCGCCAGATGGCATGGCCATCACCAAGTACGACATTCCGCGGCCGGAGTCGGAGGGCGGCGGCTTCGAAGTGCGCTACTGGCGTCCTCTAAACGTGCCGGTACTCGATGATCGGGGCGACGTGCTTTACATCATCCATCAGGTCGAAGACGTTACCGAAGACGTGTTACGGCAAGAAAGCGCCGGCCTCAGCCACACCGACGAACGCTTTCGCGCCGCGCTGCTGGCCTCCGGGACGGGCACCTTCACGTGGTACCTCCACGATGGGAGCTTCAGCTTTGATGGCGCGTTGGAGCAGATATTCGGTCTGGCCCTCGGTCAGAAGGTCAACAATGTTTCGCGGTTCATCGAGCATGTGCATAGCGAGGATCGAAAGCTGGTGCGCCTGGCCTTCGATCGTGGCAACGACTTTGCTGTCGAGTTTCGCCTGACGCATACCGGCGCCGAGCGGTGGTTTTCATGCAAGGCCAAGGCGTTTCGCGACGCTACGGGCAACCTGGCCTACATTGCCGGCGCCTGCACGGATGTCAGCGCTCTCAAGCGCGCCGAACAAGCCCTGCGCGTCAGCGAGGGCCGCATGCGCCAGCTCAACGAAACCCTTGAGGCGCGCGTGGCGGCCGAAGTCGCCGAACGCGTCCGCGCGGAAGACGCCCTGCGTCAGGCACAGAAAATGGAGGCCGTCGGCCAGCTCACCGGTGGCATCGCGCATGACTTCAACAACCTGTTGACCGGCATCATTGGCAGCCTTGACCTCATGCAGCGGCGCAACCGCCGCGGTGAAGTGCAGGAGGTCGAGCGTTACATCAACGCCGCCGTCACCTCAGCCCAGCGCGCCGCTGCACTGACGCAGCGGCTACTGGCCTTTTCCCGGCAGCAGACCCTCGATCTCAAACCGGTCGACGTCAACCAACTCGTGGCCTCGCTGGAAGACTTACTGCATCGCACCACGGGCGAGAACATCCGGCTACAGACGGACCTGAGCGCCGGGCTGCAGCCCGCCTGCATGGACGTCAACCAGCTCGAAAGCGCCTTGATCAACCTCGTCATCAATGCCCGAGATGCCATGCCGCACGGCGGCAAGATCACTGTCTCCACCAGCAGCTACCAGCAAACCGCCACCCCCGACCCGAAGAAGCGCGGCCTGACCGAGGGCGACTATATTCTCCTGGACGTTACCGACACAGGTACCGGCATGACGCCGGAGGTGCGCGGGCGAGCATTCGAACCCTTCTTCACCACCAAACCCATCGGCCAAGGCACGGGCCTGGGGCTCTCGATGGTGTATGGCTATATCAAGCAGGCCAAGGGCTACATCCATATCGAGTCGGCGTCTGGGACAGGGACTAGCGTCTGTCTATATCTGCCCGCTCATCAGGGCGAGACGAGCCCGACGCGGGTTGAACCGGAACGTACGCTCCACGGCATGGGCGAGACCATCCTCGTGGTCGAGGACGAACCCGTGGTCCGCTCGCTGGTGATCGAAGTCCTTCGAGACCTGGGTTACGAAACCCTGGAAGCTGGCGAGGCCACCGAAGCACTGATCATCACCGAAAGCGCTCAGCGCATCGACTTGATGGTGTCCGACGTCGGCCTGCCCGGCATGAACGGCCGCCAGCTGGCCGATATCGTCCGCCAGCAACGCCCCGGCCTGAAAGTGCTCTTCGCCACCGGCTACGCCGAAAGCTTCGCCGCCAACGACTTCCTAGGCCCGGACATGGGCGTGATTACCAAGCCGTTTGCCATCGATGCCTTTGCCACCAAGGTTGGGGAAATGCTGGGTACGCACGACGGCTGAGCGGGCCGGTTCCAACATTCCTCATAACTAGCCGCCCTACCCGCACGCTGGCCTGAGCGAAACCGTATATCCGATAGCCATACACCAAGCACGGATTAATCCCTTTTGCTGCTTTACCGGATTTATCGCCGCCGGTAACGTGGCGAAGCCGTGCCGGTTTGCGCACCGCCTCACACTCCCCCGCAGGCTTAAGCCCAGCGGCCAGCTCAACGGGCTACGGCCCGAACACCACGGAAGGTACAGATGGCCCGCTTTTTCCCCGTTCGGTCTCAGTGTCAGTTCGATACGCCTGGCGAGCGGCGTTTTGCCGAGCGGTTTATTCAGCGCGCCGTCGGCCTCTCCCGAATCCATCGAAGTGGGGCAGGCGGGAGAGCAAGAGCCATGAACGCACTCGCAAATTGCTTCGAATCAACGCCGGCTAATCGCCTTGGTGGACTGTGGTGTATAACCTTCCAATTGGTTTTACAGTCCGTTGAAAGGCTTGTGCTAGAGCCGTTAATAAATCCCGTACGGAATGTTATACATCAAGCCCGTTCGGCGTCTTATACACCACTTGGTGTCTAATTATAGTTAGACAAAAACGGAGTAATTGCGTGATTACACTCTGGGCAGTACTGGGAACTATGGCGGCAGGCTGGCTTCTAGCCACAACCGTCCGAGGAGCTGATGGTAAAGCGCTCTATTTTGTCGCGGGGATTACCGGGTATCCCATAGCTTGTGTAGGGCTTGGCTTATTACTGGAGATAAGCGGAGTAAAAATTATGGCTTTCGGCTTCATCGCTCTCGTAGGTATGGCTATATATGTAATGCTTCGTCCAGATGATTCAAGCGCAACCGAAGGCTGAATGCGTCTAACAAGCCGCTGGAATCGCTCACTCCGTTCGCTTGGACCGGCTAAGCCGGCCCCTATCTTAATCGTTAGGCAAAATGGCTCGAACAACAAAAATCGCATTAGCGCGCGAGCAGTTAGAGGACGGAATCGGCCTGTTTCTGAGTGGCCGATATGTCTCTGCACTCACACTACTTGGTGCCTCCGAAGAAATTCTCTCTAGAATCATTCAAGAACAAACAGGCACTCATCCCCTAGAAAATTTATGGCAATGGGCAAATCGAACAAGAACACGCTTGGGGCACCCACATTTATCAAAGCAGGAAATATTTAAGTCATGGAATGCGGGTCGAAATACTGTTAAACATCACAACCCAGGCGAACCACAAAACTTGAACCATGATCGGTTTGGCGAGGCGTTCATGATGATTCAACGTGCAACTAGCTGCGCAGATCATTTAAAACTCAAGTATGTAGGTAAAAAATTATATAAGGCGTGGCTCGTCGAAAAAGGTTTTCCGTAACCGTGTTCGACTTTTGTGAATGCCTAACAAGTGGTTCAAATCGTTCGCTTCGCTCACTGGGACGGGCTAAAGCCCGCCCCTTAACCAAACGTTAGGCATATGGAAAAATTCTGGGACATTCTAAGCGCAGCACCCTCAGAGGCCTGGGTTGGCCTATTAGGCGTTATCTTTGGCTCATTACTTACAACTCTTGGCGCCTGGCTAACCAACAGTTCTAACAGAAAGCAGTTGAAGCTACAGCTTGAGCATGAAAAGCGGCTACAAAGCCAGAAGCTCGCAAAAGAGCGTCTTGAAGAACTTTACGTTTTGGTATGTCACTGGCAACACGGTATGTTTAGCAACTACATGAATCTGACCCTCGTAATGAAAGGGCATACCGATTACAACCAATACCTCGATACTCTTATAAATGAAAAGTCGTCTAATGGCGTTGACTTCAATCGCCTTGAAATGATCATTGGTGTTTACGGGGAGCAAGTGCAACCCGCATATGACGCCGCGCTTAAAATACGAGAGGATATTAACTCTATAGAAGCAGAGCATAAGTCTGCCTAT from the Stutzerimonas stutzeri genome contains:
- a CDS encoding hybrid sensor histidine kinase/response regulator produces the protein MMQPLNHQAIFQAVPNLHLILAPDPDFTILAASDAQLRATNTRREQSVGRPVFDVFRKNPDDPTEFGTGALRASLERVLRTRSPDGMAITKYDIPRPESEGGGFEVRYWRPLNVPVLDDRGDVLYIIHQVEDVTEDVLRQESAGLSHTDERFRAALLASGTGTFTWYLHDGSFSFDGALEQIFGLALGQKVNNVSRFIEHVHSEDRKLVRLAFDRGNDFAVEFRLTHTGAERWFSCKAKAFRDATGNLAYIAGACTDVSALKRAEQALRVSEGRMRQLNETLEARVAAEVAERVRAEDALRQAQKMEAVGQLTGGIAHDFNNLLTGIIGSLDLMQRRNRRGEVQEVERYINAAVTSAQRAAALTQRLLAFSRQQTLDLKPVDVNQLVASLEDLLHRTTGENIRLQTDLSAGLQPACMDVNQLESALINLVINARDAMPHGGKITVSTSSYQQTATPDPKKRGLTEGDYILLDVTDTGTGMTPEVRGRAFEPFFTTKPIGQGTGLGLSMVYGYIKQAKGYIHIESASGTGTSVCLYLPAHQGETSPTRVEPERTLHGMGETILVVEDEPVVRSLVIEVLRDLGYETLEAGEATEALIITESAQRIDLMVSDVGLPGMNGRQLADIVRQQRPGLKVLFATGYAESFAANDFLGPDMGVITKPFAIDAFATKVGEMLGTHDG